A part of Oryctolagus cuniculus chromosome 4, mOryCun1.1, whole genome shotgun sequence genomic DNA contains:
- the KRTAP7-1 gene encoding keratin-associated protein 7-1, with translation MTRYFCCGSYFPGYPCYGTNFRGTYRATPLNCVVPLGSPLQYGCGCNGYSSLGFGFGGNNFYNQSSCYGRNFIRPWGSNSGFGYSTY, from the coding sequence ATGACTCGTTACTTCTGCTGTGGAAGCTACTTCCCAGGCTATCCTTGCTATGGAACCAACTTCCGTGGAACCTACAGAGCCACTCCCCTGAACTGTGTGGTGCCTCTGGGCTCTCCCCTGCAGTACGGCTGCGGATGCAATGGCTACAGCTCCCTGGGCTTTGGCTTTGGTGGTAACAACTTCTACAACCAGAGCTCTTGCTATGGTCGCAACTTTATCAGGCCATGGGGCTCTAACTCTGGTTTTGGCTACAGCACCTACTGA